The following proteins come from a genomic window of Paenibacillus sp. CAA11:
- a CDS encoding vWA domain-containing protein encodes MSYTVQASQRTPALIIYLIDVSASMNLLMDGRRRIDIVYEGLTQAIRQMVFRSTKGTRLTPRYRVAILAYSDEVYDLLGGVKGIDEIAAFGTLPELSPRRFSDMAKAFKQAEKILLDELPAMQHCPAPLICHMTDGVATGEDPEPIVQRIMGMGSPDGRVLVENIFISDHLLESPLGDPRRWQGIQSDTGLKDEHAEKLRRMSSALPESYREMLEEAGYSLTQGALMMLPGSCAELVSIGFQMSAATPVR; translated from the coding sequence ATGAGTTATACGGTTCAGGCGTCACAGCGTACACCCGCACTGATCATTTACTTAATTGATGTCAGCGCCTCGATGAATCTGCTGATGGATGGGCGGCGGAGAATAGACATTGTGTACGAGGGCTTGACACAGGCCATAAGGCAGATGGTCTTTCGCTCCACTAAAGGCACACGGCTTACTCCAAGGTATCGTGTGGCTATTCTAGCTTATAGTGACGAGGTATACGATCTGCTTGGGGGAGTCAAAGGCATTGATGAAATTGCAGCATTTGGAACTTTGCCTGAGCTTTCGCCGCGCAGATTTTCCGATATGGCGAAAGCCTTCAAGCAGGCAGAGAAGATTCTGCTTGACGAGCTGCCTGCGATGCAGCACTGCCCAGCTCCACTGATCTGTCATATGACAGATGGTGTAGCGACAGGGGAAGATCCGGAGCCTATTGTACAGCGTATTATGGGGATGGGGAGTCCTGATGGCAGAGTACTTGTGGAGAACATCTTTATTTCCGACCATCTTCTGGAGTCGCCGTTAGGCGATCCAAGGAGATGGCAAGGAATTCAAAGCGATACAGGGCTTAAAGACGAGCATGCGGAAAAGCTGAGAAGGATGTCTTCGGCTCTCCCTGAAAGTTATCGCGAAATGTTGGAGGAAGCGGGTTACTCTCTAACACAGGGAGCCCTGATGATGCTGCCTGGAAGCTGTGCGGAGCTGGTCTCCATTGGTTTCCAGATGTCCGCCGCAACACCGGTACGATAG